The bacterium genome contains the following window.
TTGACGTACCAGATCCCGGCATCCGTGTAGATGGCGAGCCCTGCGGGCATCAGCGCGTTCAGACGACCCTTTGTCGTGGCCGTCTTGAAGCCGCATGACGAGATGATCATGCCGCCCGACTTGCGGAACACGGCGATCTTGCTGCCGAACAAGTGCAACTCGATGTTGCCCGCGTTCAGGCAGACCGACGTGTTCTCGCTCAGCTTGCGAGTCGTGACCGGCTTGCCGCGACTCATCAGCAGTGTCCCGCCGATGACGCGGAAGAAGGTCTCGCCTCGCTTGTACTTCCTTCCTCCGAAATTCAACTTGTCCATGACTTTGCTCCTGCTTGGTGAGGGGACATCCCCTCGTTGGTGCCAGCCTAACCATGAACGGTCAGGTGGCAAGAGGCGGGTCAGTCGCGAGCCCAGCAACCGGGCAGCGTGACCGTTTCGGGCAGGGACTTCAGGAAGGCGATCACGTCCTCCGGGACTTCCTCGTACAGCCATTGGCTGCCGTACTTGTATCCACACTCCGGGCACGGCTTGTTCAGCAAGCCCTTGGGATGCTCTTCTGGGCGCACCCATCCCGTGGCCTTGGTTTCCCTCTTGTGTACCCGGTAAAAGGAAACGTCCAAAGGATGAAGCGTGCTCAAGGGCAGTGACAGAAGGAACCGCTGTCGCTCTGTCACGGCGGTCGAGCCGTTCTTGACCAGCTCCGCGACGCCGGATTCCACCAGATTGTTCCGCGCAGTGTAATGCTCAGTCTTGAGCATGTACTCGATCACTTCTACCTTTTCGGTCACATCCCAATCCTTGCGCTGGTGCTCGCAACCGGCTCGCATGTCGTTCAGGTGCCAGCGGTTCCACACCTCTGCCAGCTTGGCGACATCAATCCCCGGGAACGGCTGGGTGACGTTGACCAGATCGATCTGACCGCAGCCACCCTTCGCATCACCATTACTCAGCGGTCCTTCAACGCCGGTCAGAGAGAGGCGCTTTCCGTCCCACTTGATGGTCACGAAGACCTTGCCGCAGTCACCTGTGCCCACCAGCACATGCTTTGTGAATGGTTCGATCATTGACTTGCTCCTGCTTGTGGCGGGATGATTCCCGCAACGGTGAGCACGCCGGGGAGGCGCGCTCGTAAGGTCAAACGGCTGCGCGCTCGCTGCGAAGCTCATTGACCAGCGCTCGACGGTGAAGATCGGCTTTGTAGTACCGATCACAGTTGTACGTGTTCAGCATGGCTTCGCGGATCCGGTACCACGCTTGCTCTTCGCTGGCCTCGGAGCGACCCTGCCACGTCCGCTCGACTTCAGGAATCGGCGTGACGTAGGCGTTGACGATCGCCCAGTTGTCTTCTGGCCTGCCGTTGAACGAGATCGCGGGCGCGAGGCCGAATCCGCAGCCGGGTGCGCCGAGCGATCCCATGGTCTCACACGTGTCAGCGTCCAGGCCGCACTGCTCGACGAACTTGTCGAACTGCTTGCGGGTGAGGATGGCGCAATACTTGCGATGCTTCCCGTGAGGGAATACCTCGCTGTAGTCCGCGCTCTCATCGCCCTCTGTGCATTGCCACTGCCGAATGCACGGTGGCCTGTACTCCGAGACGCTAGCTCCGCGCGCTATGTCAAACGAGTAGATGACTGAGAACTTCATTGTGACTTGCTCCTGCTTGTGCGTGGCACCATGCCACGTTGGCGCGTGCGCTTGCGGCGCACGCTTGGATGCTACGGAAGCAGCATCGCGCAGATGTACAGGTAGCCGTAGCTCGCGTTCGGAGTCGCCACGAGGCGAACGCCGTTCTCTTCGATCTCAATCAGATCGCGACTGTCAGGGCTCACGTACTTGCTCGCCACGCGCTTGTGCAGCTTGTCCAGCAGCCCGGAGTCCCCGTTGAGCCTCTTCTGAAGATCCGGCCACCGGGACTGGTCGCCATCGGCCCCTTGCCGATTCGGCACGAGGTCCACGGACTGAACCAGCTTCTTGTCCTCGATGATGCGCGTGCGCCCGCCGACACGTTTGCGAATGCGCTGCGTTTGGTAGCTCGACTGAAGGATCGCTCGCGCGCCCCAGGCGACTGCGCAGTCACGGTCAACGAGCCAGCCGCACCATGCGGGCTTGGGCCTGCTTGCGTTCTTCTCTTCTTCCATTGACTTTGCTCCTGCTTGTGGTGCGGGCACCATACCCGCCCTAGTGCCTCGCCGCTTCCTCACGGCGAGGCAGGCTTCTACTTGCTCCCTTCTCCCTGGCCGACATGTGCCCGCAAGCGCAGGAGCGTCCACCCTGCGGACTTGCGGCCTGAGTATCGGCGACCATCGATCATGGTCGCAAAGCACTGCACCACGACGGGGCAGTACGCGCCCGGAGGGTGAATGCGGTAGCGCCCAGTCAGAGCCAGCGGCGCAATGATCTTGTCGCCAGCCCAGTTCTTGAGCACAAACCGCCCGCCCTCCTCGCAGACGTGGCCGATGACCACGCCTTGGGTATGATCCACAACCGGGCCGATAGAGGAGAACTGCGTCCCGTTGTGTTCAACGAAACCGATCTCCACCTGCGCTCCGGTCGCGGTCACACCGCTTTCGGAATGAAAGGTTGTCTTGTCCATTCGACTTGCTCCTGCTTGTGCGTGGCACCATGCCACGTTAGCGCCATCGTAGCGAGCTGGCTAGATGGCGGGCGGTCAAATCTCCGTGTATGCCACAGACACTTGACGCCCCGGGTATTTTGCCTGGGCCTTCCTCTCCGCGTCGTTGTGCGACTTGGCTCTGATCATTCCCACCTCTTCCCCGTCCACGTATACGATATATACCTTCATTCGACTTTTGCTCCTGCTATGGTGCGGGACCATGCCCGCCCTGGTGCATGCGCGCGCGAACGCGCATGCGAGGGATTGTGCTGCTGTGGTGGGATACTAGGCGGCGAGCGCTTGGGAGAAAATCTTGCCCGCGAACCGTTCCAGGTCGAGCACGTCGTCGCCGATCTGCGCCGAGCGTGCCTTGCGGGGCGCACCAGCGAGTGCCTTCGCCTCGATGTCCTGGCTGAGAGCCGACACGGCCTGCGCCGCATCGAGCCAGGAGATGCCCTTGCCGAGCGTGTGAGGCACGCGCGGGTCGGCGCTCTGCACCATTTCGACGACGCGCTTCGCCATGTCCTGGGAGACCTGACCCTTGAGGATCGTGTTCAAGCGGTCCACGGTCAGTTCCTTCTCACCCGCCGCGTTCAGCGAGTCGAACATCGACTGCCGCCGCTCGGGCAGAAGGAACTGCGATGTGCTGTCCTTGATCATGCTGATGGTGGCCTCGTGGTCGAGCTTGCGCGTGTCTTGCGACCAGTCCACGTCACGGTCGAGCCGCTGCCCGAGATGCACGCGGCGGAAGATCCGCTCAGTCGTCATCCCGTTCATGCAGGCCAACCGCAGGAAGAACGCCGTGATGCCCGCTGCCGTGCCGCCCCAGTCCGAATTGCGATACTCGATTCCCAGGACGTAGGGGTCGCCGCCGACCATCTGCACCTGCGGAATGACCATCTTGATCGCGAACTGGAGATCCGTGCCGGTCGCTGAGAACGGGACCGCGCCCGACTTGTCAGAGACTTCCAGCACGGTTTCGAGCAAGGGGCGGGTGTCGATCGTGTTGTAGCTGGCGGAGAGAACCGCCATGCCCAGTTCCACGTCGGGCTTCTTGCGCGCGCGCACGAGGTGAGCCGGGGGCCTGCCGTCCTTGCCGACAAGGTGCGCCCAGTCCGTGTTCAGCACGTTCTGCAAGAGGTCGCGCGCCCAGTCCGTGTCAGCGTCCAGGCAGGCGTTCGCGAAGTTCGCGTTCACTACCTGACCGATGCCGTACACGTGGCTGAGAGCGTGGTCGTGCAGCACGAGCGTATCGTGCTTGTCGAGCACCATCTGGACGTTGTTGTCCTGCGTGACCGCGAACTCCACAAGCTCCGCGGGCGCTTTGCGGTCCACCGGCATCTCGCTGAACACGCGCGCGACTTGCGCCTTCGCGTTCGGGAGGTTCCGATGGATCACTTCGTCCAGGCGTGCCGCCGCCTGTTCTGCCGAAACATTCTGCATCATTTGACTTGCTCCTGCTTTAGTCGGGCCGCGACATGCGACCCGCTTGGTGCCATCCTAACCATTGCTGGCCGGGTGGCAAGGGAGGGCGTGACAGGCAATGTCCTAGTCCACGATCTCAGTGAGCGAGCACTGGAAAATCTCGTGGATGTAGTCCTTGATCTCGCGGCGGTCGCGTCCGGTGATGCGCAGGACGATTCCGTGCACGAGCGAAGCCTTGACGATCACGGTGTGCTCGGTCCAGCCATCGTACATGCCAACATCGTTCATGTGGTGGTAGCTGGTATGGATCACCAGCTTCTCGCCAGTGGACGCATCGAAGTCGAACGTGCATCCGTTGTCGAACCCGGAGCCGTGCGGCAACCTGTTCAGAACGAGCTGCTCAATCGTCTCGCGGTGCTTGACTCGCCATTCCGCATTGCCCTTCTCGGCACAACGCGCGTAGGCGTCAACGGATGACGCCAGCCTCTTGTAAACTGGCTCTTTCATTGACTTGTGCTCCTGCTTTGTGCGGCGGGATTGCCGCATCAGTGCGCGTACCCGTGCGGGCGTACGCGCGTGGGGTCAACCGACCCGCTTGGACGCGCCAGCGGTTTCCATCTCCGCCACCAGTGCGCGCACCGCAGCGTCGCCACCCTTGTCGCTGTAGACGTGGTGCGGACGCCCGATGCGCCCCTCGAAGTCCCACCCTTCGTAGCCGTCGCGGCGCGCGAAATCGATCCGCGTTCCGTCTGCGCGTTCCAGGTAGAACTCTCCGAAGCCCATGTGATGCAGGGTTCCGAAGCGGTTGCAAGCGTTCAGGAAGTCGGAATCCCCGACAACCTTCTCGCTTCCATCAATCTGCTTGATCGTGTGAGGCATTGACTTGTGCTCCTGCTTTGAGAGGCGGCACCATACCGCCTTCAGTGCGTACGCGGGCGCGTACGCGAGGCTCAGTCCTCTGCGGTCTCTGGACGGGAGAACGGAAGCTGGTGACAGCCGCAACCGTGCGGGCAGCACCATGCTTCCTTGAAGTCGTTTGTGCAGTTTCGGAGGCGTTCCGCTAGCTCGTAGATTTTGTTCGCCAGGGTTTCGTTGCACAAGCAATCGGCCCCGCAGAGCGCACGCTGGTAGCGGCGTTCGTCAAAATCAGTCCGAGCGTTCCACCTCGGATGGAAGTAGCCACCGGAGCTTGCTTTCCATTCCGCGTACACCACAAGCAACCACTCGCGCGGCTGATCGTGAATGTTCTCGTACAGGTCAGCGTATGCCTCCGGTGCGTGAGACCATTCGCATGTCATGGTTTGCTCCTGCGCTGTGCTGACGGAATTGTCAGCGGTCGGTACCCGGGAATCGAACCCGGATCTCGCGGCACCAGTTACGGTGTCGCGTGACAGCTTGCTCCTAGGCGCGTCAAACGCACCATGCCCGGCGGTCAGATGCCCCGTCAGGCCTTTTGGCTATACCGATTTTGAGGTTGCTGGCGACAGGTTGACTATTGTCGCCAGAGAGCCCCTGCCCACGTCTTAGCGTGAGCGGCAGGAGCAGGAGCGGGATCTACTTCCCCCACCACGCTGGTATGCCCAGTCACGGGCGCGTGATGGTTTCGGAACCTGCCTGGAAGCCGTACGGTCAAAAGCCCCGGGCTATCATGCGGCAGGCTCGCGCAGCTTGGAGCAGCGCGACGATCCAAAATGTCATCCCCGTTGAATTCGATTCACGTTGCCGGTTCACCTCAGTAGCAGCGGTCCGATTTGGCATGCGTCCCCATGGACAGCCGCGGACTTGCTTGCCCCCCGTCAAAGACAAGGGGCTGAGTTTACCCGGTACGCGGGATAGTAGCTCTAGCCGGAACGGAATCTCTCCCGTGGCCCGCGGGTATCAGCCGCAGCGCCCTGCGCGTAGGACGGCTCAGGCGATCTGAGGGACGGAGCCCAGAGGCGCAGTCACGCCGCACGGTACGCCGTGCGGTTAGGCGAGCACCGCTTGTCCGTTCGCTTGTCGGTTCCGCTTGCTAGTCTTGCTTCAGGCGTTCACGGATCCAGGAGTCCACGCGAGACCTTGAGCCTTACCGAGCCGCCAAAAGCGACCCCTATACGCGCCGGTCCGAACGGAAACCTGCCCGGTTCCCTGGTGAGGGGAGGACTTGCGCGCCCCAAATGCTGGCGCAGCAGCGGTCACATGGGCCGGGTAGACCCGTGGCAGCCATCCGCTCGACTAGCGCGCGTTGCCGCGTCGCAATCGGGGCAGATGTTGCCCTATTGCTTGCAGGGTACGCCCCGCAAGGCTGGCGTGGTCCGGTCAAGGGCACCGGCTAGGCTCACCCCACAACAGGCAGGCTCGCCAGGGGAGCCGCCCCGCCAACCGGGGCCGCGCTCCACCCTGTTGTTGTCCTGCACCCCACCCCCTCCCCTCCTATACGTGGCGATAGTGTTTCGCTATCAGCGCGTACAGGGGGTACATCGTGGCGATAGTGCACTGGTATAGTGTATCGTATTGCAGCGTCACGCGGTGTATTGTGAGGTGGTGTGATGTATCGCTGGAGCTTGCTGTCCAGCTTGGGAACGGAGCGCGCAGGGAGCGCGTGCGACGCTACCGCGTGCGGCGACGGTGCGAACGGCTACGGTTTGGCGTGGCCTTGCGCCGGGCGGCGAACCAGATGCCTGCTACGGCCAGCGCGACGGCTACCGCAACGTAGACCTTGCCGTACGGTTCGCAGCCGGAACCGTAAAGAGCGGGCAGGGCCAGCAGGGCGGGGCACTGCTTGCCGTGCGATGGCGCAGGTTGCGCGGGCTTCGGGGGCTGCACAGACCCCCACGGCACGCATCTGCTCAGCTTTGGATCCCACCTCTGATCTGGTGCGAGGCAACCTCCCTTGCCGCCGTTCGCACCGCACGCGTCCATGAAGGCGTTCAGCGCAGAGCCCTTTGTCATGTCGAAGGGGATGCTCAGCGCCTGGGCCTGCTGCGCGCAGTCAACAGCCATCGTCGTGGCGGCATCCGCTGGAAGCGCGGCCATCTGCTTGTAGAAGTCTTCGTAGGTCATGCCCCATTATCCACGACCCCCCGGAATCTCCAAGCGCGCGGCTACCTCTTGCGTTTGACCGGCGCAGCCGTCTCGCGCTCCTGTCTCACGTCGCACAGCAGTGCTTCCACCGTGCGCAGCTCGCGCGCAAGTGTCAGCTTGCGCACCTCCAGCCACTTCTCACCTTGAAGCAGCATGCGCTTCGCGGCCCCCAGCGGACCCCACCAGGAGAGCCCGGAGCGCTTTATCCTGTCCGCGCGCCGCTGCGCTGCCTCGAACGTTGGGAAGACGCCTACGAGCCGGAAGTGAGGGAAAGGTTGCCGCGCTTCGACGAGGACGGCGTAACGACTGCTCGCGGACCTTTTGGGCGGGACAAACACCGTCTTCTCCCGTAGGATGTTTCCGTCCCCGTCTATAGTGGTAACGCGGAGACGCCTTCCGGGCATCAGCTTACGATCTCTGACATTCAACAACGTCAGCGACGACATCGGATGAGGGTTGGGCTTCTTCATCTCCCCTTCACCACATCCAGCGCAACCTTGTACAACTGCGCCAGCGCCATCGGTAGCCCAGGCTTATGGTCGCCACGCCCGCAGCACCTGCACCCGCCGTTCGTTGCCATGCCGTGCGGCGTGATGAACATGCAGCTGTTGTCCCCACAACCGGCACGAGCCGTGACCGCTGCGACGGCCTCCACCAAGCGCGCATCCTCTCCACGAACAGGCGCGTCCTTCGCCAAAGTCGCGGCCAGCGTCCAACCCAAACGCCAAGCCGTTCCCTCTCTCCCTTCGTACGGCGTCGGATTCTTCTCAGTGCTCCGCAGGGCGATGTAGCTCAGCGCGCCCTCCAGGACGTAGTACACCCCGCTGAGCGGGCCGATCCCCGGCCTGTTCACCGCTTCGTTCACCTTGTGCAGGATTTCCTCCTGCTCTGGTGTGTGTCTACCCACTGTCATGAACTCCCTCCTTCTTCTCCGTATCCTGTACGGGGGCGGCAGCTCGGCGGTTGAAATCATCTGCCAGTGCCCGGAGCACTTCACGAACCGTTTCTCCGTCAAGATCCATATCGGCAGCCAACTCGTGCAACGTTCTTCCCTCGGCTAACTCGGCGAGCACCCGGGCCAGTGGAAAACGTGTTCCGCGAACTACGGGGAGGCCTCCGCGCATATTTGGGTCCACGTCGATGAACGCAGCAGGACCCCGCTCCTGCTTGGCCGCGGCGGGCGGCGAAGAAGAATCGGCAACCGCTCTCTGCCAAAGCCGTTCCGCCGTCTGCTGGTGCAGGTAGATGGCCGGCGGCTGCTCTGCACTGACCCCGTTGTCGCCCCTCTCGACGAGCCCCGTGTACGTGACCCGAAGAACCAACGGTCCCTCCGCACCCATCACCCAGAGACAGCACACCTTCTCGAACCGAAGCTCCGGATTGGCTG
Protein-coding sequences here:
- a CDS encoding DUF433 domain-containing protein; the encoded protein is MTTLMDFLVDEANKNFNEQQTWSREQHEKDPLPWVNEGRALTFVVRPNEPLWEFVKACWPRASLRHLKEGWPANPELRFEKVCCLWVMGAEGPLVLRVTYTGLVERGDNGVSAEQPPAIYLHQQTAERLWQRAVADSSSPPAAAKQERGPAAFIDVDPNMRGGLPVVRGTRFPLARVLAELAEGRTLHELAADMDLDGETVREVLRALADDFNRRAAAPVQDTEKKEGVHDSG